Genomic DNA from Hypnocyclicus thermotrophus:
AGCAAAAGAGATAAGAAAAATTGATGAAAATATAGAAATAGTAATAATTACAGCATATACTGATAGAAATAGAAAAGAACTTGTAAAGAAAATAGGAAAACCTGAAAAGTTATTATATTTAAAAAAACCTTTTGAAAGAGAAGAAATTTTACAAATAATAATGTCGCTTACAATAAAATGGTCATTAGAAAAAAAAGTACAAAATCAATTTCATATAATAAAAGATTCAAATAATAAATTGGAAAAAATAATTGAAAGTATAAGTAATATAGAAGAAAAAGTAATATCAAATTTTAGCGATATATGTAAAGTAGTACTTACAGAATTAAAAGCACTTTTTGATTTTGAAGAACTTTTTATTTTTTTAGAAAACAATATAATAAAATATGATGAAAAGACAGAAGTAGATTTTAATTATAAAAATTTAATTAAAATAATAGACACAAATTCTAAATTTATCGTCTATAATGATTATTTGATTACTAAACTAGGGGATATTGAAGATGTAAAATTAGATAATCCAATAATAGCAGTAATTAAATTTAATAAAGAAAAATTTACTGAAAAAGAAAGAAAATATTTTGAAATATTTATAACGCACGTAAATAATTTTTTTATAAATTCAAATCTTTATATTGAATTAGAAAAAAAGAATAAAGAGCTTGTGCAAAGTAATATAAAATTGAAATTAGCAAATGAATTAAAAAGAAAATTTTTAGTGACTTCTTCGCACGAATTAAGAACGCCAACTTCATTATTATTAGCGTATTCAGAAATTTTATTTGATAAAAATTATAGAAATAAAGAAAAAATTTTAAAAAAAATATTTAAAGTAAGTCTTAGAATAAATGAATTAATAGAAAAAATGTTTAACGCACTTACA
This window encodes:
- a CDS encoding hybrid sensor histidine kinase/response regulator → MEINKKILLIDDQKEILESMKNLLSGQDNLKIINNKLDDLLSDFFEEEKKEQEEEKYQVDIAEDGQTGYNMVKKALERDEPYSVVTIDMRMPGWDGLRTAKEIRKIDENIEIVIITAYTDRNRKELVKKIGKPEKLLYLKKPFEREEILQIIMSLTIKWSLEKKVQNQFHIIKDSNNKLEKIIESISNIEEKVISNFSDICKVVLTELKALFDFEELFIFLENNIIKYDEKTEVDFNYKNLIKIIDTNSKFIVYNDYLITKLGDIEDVKLDNPIIAVIKFNKEKFTEKERKYFEIFITHVNNFFINSNLYIELEKKNKELVQSNIKLKLANELKRKFLVTSSHELRTPTSLLLAYSEILFDKNYRNKEKILKKIFKVSLRINELIEKMFNALTTEDMKESIAQKIEKTKLKEMYEEVKSKVEIFLEKRNQKFIYINETSYEEIHIDKHKIINFVLYNLVVNAIKFSEDGEIIIFRVKEDIEKNKILISIEDKGIGISNEDIENIFKPLFVGGEENKHHSGIYEYKSKGLGLGLTIAKNVIDSMKEEIYCKSNLKSGTVVTFTLTKQT